Proteins encoded together in one Aurantiacibacter aquimixticola window:
- the lptG gene encoding LPS export ABC transporter permease LptG: protein MLLDFFPSRRLTIYLAKMFAMRIVAVLAMLVLVLLMLDLLGKTGDILAVDGNGQAEVLKYASLRGPQLVARFLPYSVLLATIITLASLNQNSEVIAMKAAGLSAHQILAPLLLSGVVMAGVSFAFNERVVTRANATLSAWEAVEYAQVPDDPAGRGNVYFNDGRDVFMASRAAGRGDATVFTDVTFYERDDLGMIVRQVNADRASFANPGWRLADASEFTVASAQSRELGDITVAPGVTIGQVELGRVTPDAETLSELSRSIEALQSAGRRTGELEAKWWHKISGPLSAVLMPLLGAVAGFGLARSGNLFLRAVIGMALGFAYFVIDNAALALGSFGGYPPLIAAWAPFFLFLFVGETVLVRTEE, encoded by the coding sequence GTGCTGCTTGATTTCTTCCCTTCACGGCGGCTGACGATCTACCTGGCGAAGATGTTCGCCATGCGCATCGTCGCCGTGCTGGCGATGCTGGTGCTCGTTCTCCTCATGCTGGACCTGCTCGGAAAGACAGGCGATATTCTCGCTGTCGATGGCAATGGCCAGGCCGAGGTGCTGAAATACGCCTCGCTTCGCGGGCCGCAGCTGGTCGCGCGATTCCTGCCATATTCCGTCCTGCTGGCGACGATAATCACGCTGGCGAGCCTCAACCAGAATTCCGAAGTGATCGCGATGAAGGCCGCCGGGCTGTCCGCGCACCAGATCCTCGCCCCGCTGCTGCTCAGCGGCGTGGTGATGGCGGGCGTGTCCTTCGCATTCAACGAGCGGGTCGTAACGCGAGCAAACGCCACGCTATCGGCTTGGGAGGCGGTCGAATACGCGCAGGTGCCGGACGATCCGGCGGGTCGGGGCAATGTCTATTTCAATGACGGTCGCGATGTGTTCATGGCATCGCGCGCTGCCGGGCGGGGCGACGCGACCGTGTTTACCGATGTCACCTTTTACGAGCGCGACGATCTCGGCATGATCGTGCGGCAGGTGAATGCGGACCGGGCGAGTTTTGCCAATCCGGGCTGGCGGCTCGCCGATGCGAGTGAATTCACCGTGGCGAGCGCCCAGTCGCGCGAGCTGGGCGACATCACTGTCGCGCCCGGCGTCACCATCGGCCAGGTCGAACTTGGCCGCGTCACTCCAGACGCCGAAACACTCAGCGAGCTTTCGCGAAGCATCGAGGCGCTCCAATCGGCAGGGCGGCGCACCGGGGAGCTGGAAGCGAAGTGGTGGCACAAGATTTCCGGTCCATTGTCGGCGGTGTTGATGCCGTTGCTGGGCGCGGTGGCAGGCTTCGGCCTGGCGCGATCGGGCAATCTGTTTCTCCGCGCCGTGATCGGCATGGCGCTGGGTTTTGCCTACTTCGTGATCGATAATGCCGCCCTCGCCTTGGGTAGTTTTGGCGGATACCCGCCGCTGATCGCAGCCTGGGCGCCCTTCTTTCTGTTCCTATTCGTCGGCGAGACGGTGCTGGTTCGCACCGAGGAATAG
- a CDS encoding fatty acid desaturase family protein, producing MDATTTLSDTERAGPAAGERRVHAQIPDDKAMLRAAAELTRDINTARPEIYWPDMIASALIGYGALAGAILLEPVWLAVLSGVVAVFALYRALLFIHEISHLHRDALPGFRTAWNLLVGIPMLTPSLMYEQVHTLHHARTKYGTVEDPEYMPLALMKPWSLPAFVLVAALAPIALIVRWGILAPLGAIVPALRRFSWERFSSLSINPQFRRKPADAKTRHWFLFQQVGASAWAVFLMSTPFWLGWKPILVAAGITAAVAVFNQLRTLVAHLWENEGEAMTVTAQYLDSVNVPRFIAGIWAPVGLRYHAVHHLIPSMPYHSLHEAHKRISAHLGAGSTFEQASHTGMWPLVGRIARSTMGRREA from the coding sequence ATGGATGCGACGACGACCCTTTCGGACACTGAACGCGCCGGCCCTGCCGCCGGGGAACGGCGCGTGCATGCGCAAATTCCGGACGACAAGGCGATGCTGCGCGCCGCGGCGGAGCTGACGCGCGATATCAACACCGCGCGACCGGAAATTTACTGGCCAGACATGATCGCAAGCGCGCTGATCGGCTATGGCGCTCTCGCGGGCGCGATCCTGCTGGAGCCGGTCTGGCTGGCCGTGTTGAGCGGCGTGGTCGCCGTGTTCGCCCTCTATCGCGCCCTGCTCTTCATTCATGAGATCAGCCATCTTCATCGTGACGCGCTGCCCGGTTTCCGCACGGCGTGGAACCTGCTTGTCGGCATTCCGATGCTGACGCCAAGCCTGATGTACGAACAGGTGCACACGCTGCACCATGCGCGCACGAAATACGGGACAGTCGAGGATCCGGAATACATGCCGCTTGCGCTGATGAAGCCGTGGAGCCTGCCCGCCTTCGTGCTCGTCGCCGCGCTCGCGCCCATCGCGCTGATCGTGCGCTGGGGCATTCTTGCGCCGCTCGGCGCGATCGTCCCGGCACTGCGCCGCTTTTCGTGGGAGCGGTTTTCGTCTCTCTCGATCAATCCGCAATTCCGCCGCAAGCCCGCCGACGCGAAGACGCGCCACTGGTTCCTTTTCCAGCAGGTGGGCGCGAGCGCATGGGCCGTCTTCCTGATGTCGACGCCCTTCTGGCTGGGCTGGAAGCCGATCCTCGTCGCCGCCGGTATCACCGCCGCCGTGGCGGTCTTCAACCAGCTGCGCACGCTGGTTGCGCATCTGTGGGAGAATGAGGGCGAGGCGATGACGGTCACCGCGCAATATCTCGACAGCGTGAATGTCCCGCGCTTCATCGCCGGTATCTGGGCGCCCGTCGGTCTGCGCTATCACGCCGTGCACCATTTGATCCCCAGCATGCCTTACCACTCGCTGCACGAGGCGCATAAGCGCATCAGCGCGCATCTGGGCGCCGGCTCCACGTTCGAGCAGGCGAGCCATACGGGAATGTGGCCGCTGGTCGGGCGCATTGCGCGCAGCACGATGGGCCGGCGCGAAGCCTGA